One Pseudomonas sp. AN-1 genomic region harbors:
- a CDS encoding YVTN family beta-propeller repeat protein, with the protein MRHLLLAASAAGFLLAGHGALAATAYVSNEKDNSISVIDLDKLETVATLEVGMRPRGLTLSSDNKLLYICASDSDRVQVMDLASRKIVKELPSGADPEQFALHPNNQWLYISNEDDALVTVVDVDSEQVKAQIDVGVEPEGMAVSPDGKWAVNTSETTSMLHWIDTTTHELVDNTQVDQRPRHVEFSQDGKLLWASAEIGGTVTVIDVASRQPVKTLNFAIKGVHPDKVQPVGVKLTADGRYAFVALGPANHVAVVDARTYEVLDYLLVGRRVWHMAFTPGEKQLLTTNGVSGDVSVIDLDSLKVTKSIKVGRYPWGVVVTP; encoded by the coding sequence ATGCGCCACCTGCTCCTCGCCGCCAGCGCCGCCGGCTTCCTGCTCGCCGGGCACGGCGCTCTCGCCGCCACTGCCTACGTCTCCAACGAGAAGGACAACAGCATCAGCGTGATCGATCTCGACAAGCTGGAGACGGTGGCGACCCTCGAGGTCGGCATGCGCCCGCGCGGCCTGACCCTGTCCAGCGACAACAAGCTGCTGTACATCTGCGCCAGCGACTCCGACCGCGTGCAGGTGATGGACCTGGCCAGCCGCAAGATCGTCAAGGAACTGCCCTCCGGCGCCGACCCCGAGCAGTTCGCCCTGCACCCCAACAACCAGTGGTTGTACATCTCCAACGAGGACGACGCGCTGGTCACCGTGGTCGACGTCGACAGCGAGCAGGTCAAGGCGCAGATCGACGTCGGCGTCGAGCCGGAAGGCATGGCGGTCAGCCCGGACGGCAAGTGGGCGGTGAACACCAGCGAAACCACCAGCATGCTGCACTGGATCGACACCACCACCCACGAGCTGGTCGACAACACCCAGGTCGACCAGCGCCCGCGCCACGTCGAGTTCAGCCAGGACGGCAAGCTGCTATGGGCCTCGGCGGAGATCGGCGGCACCGTCACGGTGATCGACGTCGCCAGCCGCCAGCCGGTGAAGACCCTGAACTTCGCCATCAAGGGCGTGCACCCGGACAAGGTGCAGCCGGTGGGCGTCAAGCTGACCGCCGACGGCAGGTACGCCTTCGTCGCCCTCGGCCCGGCCAACCACGTGGCGGTGGTCGACGCCAGGACCTACGAGGTGCTCGACTACCTGCTGGTCGGCCGCCGCGTCTGGCACATGGCCTTCACCCCCGGCGAGAAGCAGCTCTTGACCACCAACGGGGTCAGCGGCGATGTCTCGGTGATCGACCTGGACAGCCTCAAGGTCACCAAGTCGATCAAGGTCGGCCGCTACCCGTGGGGCGTGGTGGTGACGCCATGA
- a CDS encoding ABC transporter ATP-binding protein — MIGLEVSGVGFAYGARQALAGLDFALAPGRFNALLGPNGAGKSTLIALLTRLYDLQEGDIRIGDCSIRQQPRRALAQIGVVFQQSTLDLDLSVEQNLRYHAALHGLPRGVAAERIELELDRQQLAERRREPVRALNGGHRRRVEIARALLHRPQLLLLDEASAGLDPASRRALNAHVRQLCAEDGLTVLWTTHLFDEVQADDPLLILHRGRLVARGTAASLAEGGEDLSASFARLTEVAA; from the coding sequence ATGATCGGCCTCGAGGTGTCCGGGGTCGGCTTCGCCTACGGCGCGCGCCAGGCGCTGGCCGGGCTGGATTTCGCCCTGGCGCCTGGGCGCTTCAACGCCCTGCTCGGCCCCAACGGCGCCGGCAAGTCGACCCTGATCGCCCTGCTCACCCGCCTCTACGACCTGCAGGAGGGCGACATCCGCATCGGCGACTGCTCGATCCGCCAGCAGCCGCGCCGCGCGCTGGCGCAGATCGGCGTGGTGTTCCAGCAGAGCACCCTCGACCTCGACCTCTCGGTGGAGCAGAACCTGCGCTACCACGCCGCCCTGCACGGCCTGCCGCGTGGCGTGGCGGCCGAGCGCATCGAGCTGGAGCTGGACCGCCAGCAGCTCGCCGAACGCCGCCGCGAGCCGGTGCGCGCGCTCAACGGCGGCCATCGGCGGCGGGTGGAGATCGCCCGCGCGCTGCTGCACCGCCCGCAGCTGCTGCTGCTCGACGAGGCCAGCGCCGGCCTCGACCCGGCCAGCCGCCGGGCGCTGAATGCGCACGTGCGCCAGCTCTGCGCCGAGGACGGCCTGACCGTGCTGTGGACCACCCACCTGTTCGACGAGGTGCAGGCCGACGACCCGCTGCTGATCCTCCATCGCGGCCGCCTGGTGGCGCGCGGCACGGCGGCGAGCCTGGCCGAAGGCGGCGAGGACCTGTCCGCCAGCTTCGCCCGCCTGACGGAGGTTGCCGCATGA
- a CDS encoding ABC transporter permease, translating into MTAYLECLRGIVLREWLRFVQQRSRFLSALVRPLLWLLVFAAGFRAALGISIIEPYDTYITYETYIVPGLACMILLFNGMQGSLSMVYDREMGSMRVLLMSPLPRPFLLAAKLLATSLLSLLQVYAFLAIAWLYGVQPPAWGLLCALPALLLAALMLAALGLLLSNGIRQLENFAGVMNFVIFPLFFLSSALYPLWKMREASEWLYWLCALNPFSHAVELVRFALYQRLSVTALLVCLGVTALCSLLAVLTFNPQHAALRRNA; encoded by the coding sequence ATGACCGCCTACCTGGAATGCCTGCGCGGCATCGTGCTGCGCGAATGGCTGCGCTTCGTCCAGCAGCGCTCGCGCTTTCTCAGCGCGCTGGTGCGCCCGCTGCTCTGGCTGCTGGTGTTCGCCGCCGGCTTCCGCGCCGCGCTGGGCATCTCGATCATCGAGCCCTACGACACCTACATCACCTACGAGACCTACATCGTCCCGGGGCTGGCCTGCATGATCCTGCTGTTCAACGGCATGCAGGGCTCGCTGTCGATGGTCTACGACCGCGAGATGGGCAGCATGCGCGTGCTGCTGATGAGCCCGCTGCCGCGCCCCTTCCTGCTCGCCGCCAAACTGCTGGCCACCAGCCTGCTGTCGCTCTTGCAGGTCTACGCCTTCCTCGCCATCGCCTGGCTGTACGGCGTGCAGCCGCCGGCCTGGGGACTGCTCTGCGCGCTGCCGGCGCTGCTGCTCGCCGCGCTGATGCTCGCCGCGCTGGGCCTCTTGCTGTCCAACGGCATCCGCCAGCTGGAGAACTTCGCCGGGGTGATGAACTTCGTGATCTTCCCGCTGTTCTTCCTGTCCTCGGCGCTCTACCCGCTGTGGAAGATGCGCGAGGCCAGCGAATGGCTGTACTGGCTGTGCGCGCTCAACCCGTTCAGCCACGCGGTGGAGCTGGTGCGCTTCGCCCTCTACCAGCGCCTGAGCGTCACCGCCCTGCTGGTCTGCCTGGGCGTCACCGCGCTGTGCAGCCTGCTCGCCGTGCTGACCTTCAACCCGCAGCACGCGGCGCTGCGGCGCAACGCCTGA